In the genome of Opitutia bacterium KCR 482, one region contains:
- a CDS encoding ROK family protein: MRQFIGIDIGGTKCAVVAARERADGGTPEIFEKKSFPTIVGNPEATIEKILETAEKTAARAKSVSAVGISCGGPLDSSRGVIMSPPNLVGWDNVKITEIVRRRLGVPTFLQNDANACALAEWLYGAGKGSKNMVFMTFGTGLGAGLILDGKLYAGTNDNAGEVGHVRLSEFGPVGYAKAGSFEGFCSGSGIAQLGRAKAAELFQQGKACAFCASPAELDLVSAKNIAAAADAGDPTAIEVYKISARKLGFGISILIDILNPQTIVIGSIFARSENLIRREMQKIIDAEALPNAAKKCKVVPALLGESIGDIAAVSVAANGILQSEK, translated from the coding sequence AGTCCTTTCCGACGATTGTCGGCAATCCCGAGGCGACGATTGAAAAAATCCTCGAAACCGCCGAAAAGACGGCAGCCCGCGCAAAGAGCGTTTCGGCGGTCGGCATAAGCTGCGGTGGGCCGCTCGACAGCTCGCGCGGGGTGATAATGTCGCCTCCGAACCTCGTAGGCTGGGACAACGTTAAAATTACCGAAATCGTTCGCCGCAGACTCGGCGTGCCTACATTCCTCCAAAATGACGCCAACGCATGCGCTCTCGCCGAATGGCTCTACGGCGCGGGCAAAGGCTCCAAGAATATGGTGTTTATGACCTTCGGCACGGGGCTTGGCGCGGGGCTTATCCTCGACGGCAAACTCTACGCGGGCACAAACGACAACGCGGGGGAGGTCGGGCACGTCAGACTGTCGGAATTCGGGCCTGTGGGCTACGCAAAGGCGGGGTCGTTCGAGGGTTTTTGCAGCGGTTCGGGAATCGCCCAGCTCGGCAGGGCAAAGGCGGCGGAACTTTTCCAGCAGGGCAAAGCGTGCGCATTCTGCGCGTCGCCCGCCGAATTGGACTTGGTGAGCGCAAAAAACATAGCCGCAGCCGCCGACGCGGGAGACCCGACGGCAATCGAAGTGTATAAAATTTCGGCGAGGAAACTGGGCTTCGGAATCTCGATTCTAATCGACATTCTGAACCCTCAGACAATAGTCATCGGCAGTATTTTCGCCCGCTCCGAAAACCTTATCCGCAGGGAAATGCAGAAAATCATAGACGCGGAAGCTTTGCCGAACGCCGCAAAAAAATGCAAAGTTGTTCCCGCGCTTCTCGGCGAGTCGATAGGCGACATCGCGGCGGTGTCTGTTGCGGCAAACGGAATTTTGCAATCGGAGAAATAA
- a CDS encoding SIS domain-containing protein, which produces MREDIVNSLKEAQNALDKFVSNPATIDAIESAAKTMKIALDCGNKILACGNGGSLCDATHFAEELTARFRKNRRPFPAIAINDPAYLTCTVNDFSPDIVFSRYVEGVGKKGDVLLALSTSGNSKNVVEAAKTAREMGITVVALTGKGGGELAKLADIEIRAPMSEYSDRVQEIHIKVIHILVQETAG; this is translated from the coding sequence ATGAGAGAGGACATCGTAAATTCGCTAAAAGAGGCGCAAAACGCGCTCGACAAATTCGTATCCAACCCCGCGACAATCGACGCAATCGAAAGCGCGGCAAAGACGATGAAAATCGCCCTCGACTGCGGCAATAAAATACTAGCCTGCGGCAACGGAGGCTCGCTGTGCGACGCCACGCACTTTGCCGAAGAACTTACCGCGCGGTTCAGAAAAAACCGCCGCCCATTCCCCGCAATCGCAATCAACGACCCCGCGTATCTTACATGCACCGTAAACGACTTCTCGCCCGACATCGTGTTTTCAAGATACGTCGAGGGAGTCGGCAAAAAAGGCGACGTCCTGCTTGCGCTTAGCACGAGCGGAAATTCGAAAAACGTTGTCGAAGCGGCGAAAACCGCGCGCGAAATGGGGATAACTGTGGTGGCGCTGACGGGCAAAGGCGGCGGCGAACTCGCAAAACTCGCCGATATAGAAATCCGCGCGCCGATGTCGGAATACTCCGACCGCGTTCAGGAAATACATATCAAAGTAATTCATAT